The following coding sequences are from one Mesotoga sp. Brook.08.105.5.1 window:
- a CDS encoding NAD(P)H-dependent oxidoreductase subunit E — translation MSLVNCPDCQKLYDELDEYIASVKGNTGVLINVLHKAQEVFGYLSEELQQHVSEKLDIPLSQVYGVVTFYNFFNMKPKGKNQIKVCLGTACYVKGADKILERLHDELKVEMNEPTSDGLFSIHAVRCLGACSMAPVVLVGEDDYYGRVTPDEVSKILDKYRRAE, via the coding sequence TTGTCTCTCGTAAATTGCCCGGATTGTCAGAAGCTCTACGATGAACTTGATGAGTATATTGCTTCAGTAAAAGGCAACACGGGCGTTCTCATCAATGTACTTCACAAGGCGCAGGAAGTCTTCGGTTATCTATCTGAAGAATTACAGCAACACGTATCCGAAAAGTTGGATATTCCGTTGAGTCAGGTATATGGAGTTGTAACTTTCTATAATTTCTTCAACATGAAGCCAAAAGGAAAGAACCAGATAAAGGTCTGTCTAGGAACTGCCTGCTATGTTAAGGGCGCAGATAAGATACTTGAGAGGCTCCACGATGAGCTGAAAGTCGAGATGAATGAACCGACCTCCGACGGACTCTTTTCAATTCATGCCGTAAGATGTCTCGGCGCCTGTAGCATGGCTCCGGTAGTTCTGGTCGGTGAAGACGACTATTATGGAAGAGTCACCCCTGATGAAGTATCAAAGATTCTAGACAAATATAGGAGGGCCGAGTGA
- a CDS encoding adenine phosphoribosyltransferase yields MDLEAFVRDVPDFPKEGVVFKDVTPLLKDPLAFRECILQLSEKARKFDFNIMVAPEARGFIFAAPLAFEMAKALVPVRKPGKLPYKTREIEYELEYGRETLQMHVDAISDGDKVLIVDDILATGGTMEAIARIIEDSGGEVVGILCLAELGFLEPRKKLSGYDVETIITY; encoded by the coding sequence ATGGATCTAGAAGCCTTTGTGCGTGACGTTCCAGACTTTCCAAAGGAAGGCGTAGTTTTCAAGGATGTCACTCCATTGTTAAAGGATCCCCTTGCTTTTAGAGAGTGCATTCTGCAGTTGTCAGAAAAAGCAAGAAAGTTCGATTTCAATATAATGGTTGCACCCGAAGCAAGGGGTTTTATTTTTGCCGCTCCTCTTGCTTTTGAAATGGCGAAGGCACTGGTTCCAGTCAGGAAACCCGGAAAGCTTCCTTACAAAACCAGGGAAATCGAGTACGAATTGGAGTACGGCAGAGAAACCCTTCAGATGCATGTGGATGCGATTAGTGATGGAGATAAGGTGCTAATCGTCGACGATATTCTTGCCACGGGGGGGACTATGGAAGCTATCGCCCGCATCATTGAAGACAGTGGAGGAGAAGTCGTCGGAATTCTTTGCCTTGCGGAGTTAGGATTCCTGGAGCCCAGAAAGAAACTGTCTGGGTACGATGTAGAGACAATAATCACTTATTGA
- a CDS encoding glucose-6-phosphate isomerase, with protein sequence MLKYDFSFAFRETLESGLAFDEMTEIGKTLSANFEKIFRPLPGFLRILEDDEIIDEVKALRSWIEKFDNFVVIGIGGSALGNQALHFALKPINWNLYERDKRAGKARVFLLDNVDPDMITAILGELDLGKTVFNVISKSGTTAESMANYLVVRGLLEKLDLPVKDHFIFTTDKENGVLRQIADSEGIRTLTIPEDVGGRFSVLTPVGLLSAAAEGIDIDLLYEGARFGKERYLREDVKSNPAAVSALIHYAYLKKGHNISVMMPYSNRLYTLADWYRQLWAESLGKKFDVSGRIVHCGQTPVKSLGAIDQHSQVQLYSEGPRDKIVTLIKVEDFGNQLTIPFIHSDIEALSYLNGVEVGELLNAELKGTAIALAANGVPNISVTFPQIDEVHVGEFIVSYEIQTAIMGFLLRVNPYDQPGVELGKKLTYAFMGRKGYEEVRDRYEEKTSWRFEL encoded by the coding sequence ATGCTCAAATATGACTTCTCGTTTGCGTTCAGGGAAACACTTGAAAGCGGCCTGGCCTTTGATGAGATGACCGAGATTGGGAAGACGTTATCGGCGAATTTCGAGAAGATCTTCCGCCCCCTTCCTGGTTTTCTCAGAATACTTGAAGATGATGAGATCATTGATGAAGTAAAGGCATTGAGATCATGGATTGAGAAGTTCGACAATTTCGTTGTCATAGGGATTGGAGGCTCTGCGTTGGGAAACCAGGCTTTGCATTTTGCACTAAAACCCATCAACTGGAATCTCTATGAAAGAGACAAGCGAGCTGGAAAGGCCAGGGTATTCTTGCTTGATAATGTAGATCCCGATATGATCACGGCGATTCTCGGAGAACTGGATTTAGGAAAAACCGTTTTCAATGTTATCTCCAAGTCTGGAACAACTGCGGAGAGTATGGCAAACTATCTGGTCGTCAGGGGCCTGCTTGAGAAGCTCGATCTTCCTGTGAAAGACCACTTCATATTCACGACGGACAAGGAAAACGGAGTCTTGAGACAAATTGCCGACAGTGAGGGAATTAGAACCTTGACGATTCCAGAGGATGTTGGAGGTCGCTTCAGTGTTTTGACTCCAGTTGGTTTGCTTTCGGCCGCTGCAGAAGGAATAGATATCGATCTCTTATACGAGGGCGCTAGATTCGGAAAAGAGAGGTATTTAAGAGAGGATGTGAAATCGAATCCCGCTGCCGTAAGTGCGCTGATTCACTACGCCTACCTGAAGAAGGGACACAATATATCGGTGATGATGCCGTACTCAAACAGGCTCTATACACTTGCTGATTGGTACAGACAATTGTGGGCCGAATCTCTAGGAAAGAAGTTCGATGTCTCAGGAAGGATTGTCCACTGTGGGCAGACTCCCGTGAAGTCTCTGGGGGCAATTGATCAACATTCTCAAGTACAGCTTTACAGTGAAGGACCAAGGGATAAGATAGTTACTCTAATCAAGGTAGAGGACTTCGGTAATCAGCTTACAATACCATTCATTCATTCCGATATCGAGGCTTTGTCCTATCTGAATGGAGTAGAAGTAGGAGAATTGCTTAATGCGGAACTCAAGGGAACGGCGATCGCTCTTGCGGCAAACGGCGTCCCAAATATCTCGGTCACATTCCCGCAGATTGACGAGGTACATGTTGGCGAATTTATCGTCTCATATGAGATACAGACGGCAATTATGGGTTTTCTTCTCAGAGTGAATCCATATGATCAGCCGGGAGTTGAGCTTGGGAAGAAACTGACTTACGCTTTCATGGGAAGAAAGGGATACGAAGAAGTAAGGGATAGATATGAGGAGAAGACCTCCTGGAGGTTCGAGTTATGA
- a CDS encoding ABC transporter permease encodes MEVFEYMVENSDYIMDRFIEHIFIFLTSWSMAVVAGVAIAIFVTRPGNRRIGRIVLSITGATQAVPSIAVIALVFLFMGIGAAPAVVALFLYSLVPVVFNTASGLMNVSMKMKEAAKGMGMTNRQILWKVEMPVTVPTMLSGIRSSATINIGTAAIAASIGAGGLGEIIFTGLRMTRGPMIIAGAIPVTLLAVAVDIILGFSEKALTSKGLRT; translated from the coding sequence ATGGAAGTCTTCGAATATATGGTCGAGAACTCTGATTACATTATGGACAGGTTTATCGAACATATTTTTATCTTCCTTACTTCTTGGAGTATGGCAGTAGTAGCTGGTGTCGCAATTGCGATTTTCGTTACCAGACCAGGGAATAGAAGGATCGGGAGAATTGTTCTTTCTATCACTGGAGCAACTCAGGCCGTTCCCAGTATAGCAGTAATAGCTCTTGTCTTCCTTTTTATGGGAATTGGAGCTGCACCTGCTGTGGTTGCTCTTTTTCTTTACAGTCTGGTGCCGGTAGTCTTCAATACGGCATCTGGCCTAATGAATGTCTCAATGAAGATGAAAGAGGCAGCTAAAGGAATGGGAATGACTAACAGGCAGATATTGTGGAAGGTGGAAATGCCGGTGACAGTTCCAACGATGCTCTCAGGGATTAGAAGTTCTGCAACGATAAATATCGGTACTGCTGCTATTGCCGCGTCAATTGGCGCAGGTGGCCTTGGGGAGATCATCTTCACGGGACTTCGCATGACAAGAGGCCCAATGATAATTGCCGGAGCCATACCAGTAACCTTACTGGCTGTGGCTGTTGATATAATCCTTGGCTTTTCGGAAAAAGCACTGACTTCGAAAGGCCTCAGAACATGA
- a CDS encoding MFS transporter — MKSFFHAFNFYAFSFSILLYLLTSSINTKAAEWGLSYLAIGLINFLGCFFYVFSALVFGRMGDKTGFKRNLSSGMIIMAISLVFGFFWAHPIDLVVSAIGMNIFFGFFFPSVEGLLSKSERAEGVDPAATVIRFVLSWSAGNMLGMALGPFLIQRYPIAVFAYGILLSLFGAIHIRYHMKRYGELLPGPYDSRLKESFGKIDLPNIRDYRRVYRITFLLAGVIYTSGMALFPKLISSTGIPLESVGFLTVGANIGVFLSFIFMSFFRFWVGSPRVSLFIMTAVFVAAITTFFMPETALTFFLSTLFSGATYAVPYTFAIFYGLNSQDDDQGKQGGFHESMVGVIFGVGPLLGGYFLQVWTSLKSMGIMATVLMAVIIVSQMTFIKRISIKR, encoded by the coding sequence ATGAAGAGCTTTTTCCACGCATTCAACTTCTATGCATTCTCCTTTTCGATACTACTCTACTTGCTTACTTCATCGATAAATACAAAGGCCGCAGAGTGGGGTTTGTCGTACCTAGCGATAGGTCTGATAAATTTCCTGGGCTGCTTCTTCTATGTTTTCTCTGCTCTGGTGTTTGGAAGGATGGGTGACAAGACTGGCTTCAAGAGGAATCTCTCTTCTGGAATGATTATTATGGCGATCTCACTCGTATTCGGGTTCTTCTGGGCACATCCGATTGATTTGGTCGTATCTGCGATAGGAATGAACATATTCTTCGGCTTTTTCTTTCCATCAGTTGAGGGATTGCTTTCAAAGTCAGAAAGAGCAGAAGGAGTCGATCCCGCTGCAACCGTTATTCGTTTCGTTCTTTCCTGGAGTGCCGGAAACATGTTAGGAATGGCGCTCGGCCCTTTCCTTATTCAAAGATATCCAATAGCGGTCTTCGCTTACGGCATACTTCTCAGTCTATTCGGCGCTATTCACATAAGATACCATATGAAGAGGTACGGTGAGTTGCTTCCCGGTCCTTATGATTCTAGACTGAAAGAGTCCTTTGGTAAAATCGACTTGCCCAATATACGAGACTACAGAAGGGTCTATAGGATCACTTTTCTGCTTGCCGGTGTTATCTATACAAGTGGAATGGCTCTATTTCCCAAGCTAATATCTTCAACGGGGATCCCGCTGGAGAGTGTTGGCTTCCTAACTGTAGGTGCTAACATTGGGGTCTTTCTGTCATTCATATTCATGAGTTTCTTTCGCTTCTGGGTTGGTAGTCCACGAGTATCTCTATTTATTATGACGGCAGTATTTGTCGCAGCAATTACAACCTTTTTTATGCCCGAAACGGCACTCACGTTCTTTCTGTCGACTCTGTTTTCTGGTGCCACATATGCTGTTCCCTATACGTTTGCGATTTTCTATGGCCTCAATTCACAGGACGATGATCAAGGAAAGCAGGGAGGATTTCACGAGTCGATGGTTGGTGTGATCTTTGGTGTTGGTCCGCTTCTAGGGGGATATTTTCTTCAAGTGTGGACGAGTCTCAAGAGTATGGGAATCATGGCCACAGTCCTTATGGCGGTGATTATCGTAAGTCAAATGACCTTTATAAAGAGAATCAGTATTAAGCGATAA
- a CDS encoding ABC transporter substrate-binding protein — translation MRKKLILALIIASFSVFALAATEIEFWHAMGGAQGTTVNEIVDSFNEANPDIEVKAIYVGNYSALQQKLLVSAESRTLPALSQAYGNWTARLIPRGAVQELNSLISDPEVGLTDEEWTAIWDPFKRMVTWGDTVYGLPFNKSTYVLYYNTDLFEEYGLEVPKTMDDLLFAAMMLTEDKNNDGQIDQYGFGFRTTIDHFMIFLRANGGEAIEIKPDGSVDVIINSPEAKEALQLMYDMAHTYKVALFQGGYLDAPFGDGQIAMFVETIASASYVDSGSRGKHGWAWAPVPMWKVQAPPFAGTDVVMFTGITPEQKAAAWKFMKYLVSPEIQAYWSVKTGYMPVTEIALTTPQWKAYEEQNPTVLVPISQIPFGSVDPNVALWDDVRTVLGTMVGDVINQKRTVEEGLAWAEQEILRKVAEQ, via the coding sequence ATGCGCAAGAAACTTATTCTAGCTCTGATAATTGCGTCTTTTTCGGTGTTCGCCCTTGCTGCGACTGAGATTGAGTTTTGGCATGCGATGGGTGGTGCTCAGGGAACGACGGTCAACGAAATTGTAGATTCTTTCAACGAAGCCAACCCCGACATTGAGGTGAAAGCGATCTACGTGGGAAATTACAGTGCTTTGCAGCAGAAGCTGCTAGTAAGCGCAGAAAGTAGAACCCTCCCCGCTCTTTCACAGGCATACGGTAATTGGACCGCGAGGTTAATACCACGAGGTGCTGTTCAGGAGTTGAATTCGCTAATTTCCGATCCAGAAGTTGGATTAACCGATGAGGAATGGACCGCAATCTGGGACCCGTTTAAGAGAATGGTCACATGGGGAGATACTGTCTACGGGCTTCCCTTCAACAAGAGTACATATGTGCTGTACTATAACACAGATCTCTTTGAAGAATACGGATTGGAAGTACCAAAGACCATGGATGATCTTCTCTTTGCCGCGATGATGCTTACTGAAGACAAGAACAACGACGGACAGATTGACCAATATGGCTTCGGGTTCAGAACGACGATCGATCACTTCATGATTTTCTTGAGGGCCAATGGCGGGGAAGCAATTGAAATTAAGCCAGACGGTTCGGTTGATGTCATAATTAACTCGCCTGAAGCTAAAGAGGCGCTTCAATTAATGTACGATATGGCTCACACCTACAAGGTTGCGCTTTTTCAGGGCGGATACCTGGACGCCCCGTTTGGAGATGGCCAAATAGCTATGTTCGTTGAGACGATCGCATCCGCTTCTTATGTTGACTCCGGTTCCAGAGGAAAGCATGGCTGGGCATGGGCTCCAGTTCCTATGTGGAAGGTTCAGGCACCACCGTTCGCTGGAACGGACGTTGTTATGTTCACCGGCATCACACCGGAGCAAAAAGCAGCTGCTTGGAAGTTCATGAAGTATCTCGTTAGCCCGGAAATCCAGGCATATTGGTCCGTAAAAACAGGATACATGCCAGTAACGGAGATCGCTCTGACAACTCCCCAGTGGAAGGCATATGAAGAACAGAACCCAACTGTACTTGTTCCAATCAGCCAGATCCCGTTTGGCTCGGTTGATCCTAATGTTGCACTGTGGGACGATGTAAGGACTGTTCTTGGAACTATGGTAGGAGATGTGATAAACCAGAAGAGGACTGTCGAAGAAGGTCTTGCGTGGGCTGAACAAGAAATCCTGCGAAAAGTGGCTGAACAGTAG
- a CDS encoding glycine betaine ABC transporter substrate-binding protein, translated as MSKLKRLLLVALLVVVVTTLSFGQTRLNVGAKNFTEQYIVSSMISQLLRDAGFRVTESFGMSSFVARSALETGQIDLYADYTGTAWPTYLGHEKMIRDPLALYEAVKAEDLENGIVWLDMADFNNTYALAVRRDFAAEHGLQTLEDLAELTHDDPDLLFGIVYEFLERDDGFWPMSETYEFSVEKRQVKTMEIGLTYEALDKKQIDIAMVFSTDGKLEKYNLLVLEDTKNFFPSYNLAVTVRKEVLESHPEIEEILRPISVYLTEPIMIRLNYLVDAGGYEPDEVAEGFLKGLGLID; from the coding sequence GTGTCTAAATTGAAAAGACTACTACTAGTAGCACTATTGGTTGTTGTCGTGACAACTCTATCGTTTGGTCAGACAAGACTGAATGTTGGAGCAAAGAACTTCACAGAACAGTACATCGTCAGTAGCATGATATCACAGCTTCTTAGAGATGCTGGGTTCAGGGTGACTGAGAGTTTTGGAATGAGTTCGTTCGTTGCAAGAAGCGCACTCGAAACCGGGCAGATCGATCTTTATGCTGACTACACTGGAACAGCCTGGCCGACATATCTAGGGCATGAAAAGATGATTAGAGATCCTTTGGCTCTGTACGAAGCCGTGAAGGCGGAAGATCTCGAAAATGGAATCGTATGGCTTGACATGGCTGATTTCAATAATACATATGCGTTAGCTGTGAGAAGAGATTTCGCTGCTGAGCATGGACTGCAGACTCTTGAAGATCTCGCTGAACTAACTCACGATGACCCTGATCTTCTCTTTGGAATCGTGTACGAATTTCTTGAAAGAGATGATGGGTTCTGGCCTATGAGTGAGACTTACGAGTTTTCTGTCGAGAAGAGGCAGGTTAAGACAATGGAGATCGGGCTGACTTATGAGGCACTTGATAAAAAGCAGATCGACATCGCCATGGTCTTCTCTACTGACGGAAAGTTGGAAAAGTACAACTTGCTTGTACTTGAAGACACTAAGAATTTCTTCCCGTCATATAATCTTGCCGTAACCGTACGTAAGGAAGTTCTTGAAAGCCATCCTGAGATTGAGGAGATCTTAAGGCCGATATCTGTGTATCTTACAGAACCGATAATGATCAGGCTGAATTACCTGGTGGATGCAGGAGGTTACGAGCCTGATGAGGTTGCCGAAGGGTTCCTAAAGGGATTAGGCTTAATAGATTAA
- a CDS encoding 2Fe-2S ferredoxin, whose translation MAKIKSLEELMKIKENAMKGLKMRDSGKRGKVIVAMGTCGIAAGAKDTLRAIVDSLDEKGVDDVSVVQSGCFGLCDVEPTIEVHLEGAEPIIYGHVTPAQAKRIVEQHIVGGKVVGDLIVKRGEL comes from the coding sequence ATGGCAAAGATTAAGAGCCTTGAAGAGCTCATGAAAATCAAAGAGAACGCGATGAAGGGTCTTAAGATGCGTGACTCAGGCAAGAGAGGCAAAGTGATAGTTGCTATGGGTACCTGTGGAATTGCAGCAGGCGCAAAGGATACACTTAGGGCCATCGTAGATTCACTCGATGAGAAGGGGGTCGACGATGTTTCTGTCGTGCAGTCCGGTTGCTTCGGCCTTTGCGATGTCGAACCGACTATTGAGGTTCACTTGGAAGGAGCTGAGCCGATAATCTACGGGCATGTTACCCCTGCTCAGGCAAAGAGAATCGTTGAGCAACACATTGTCGGTGGTAAAGTTGTCGGAGATCTCATAGTGAAAAGAGGAGAACTTTAA
- a CDS encoding betaine/proline/choline family ABC transporter ATP-binding protein (Members of the family are the ATP-binding subunit of ABC transporters for substrates such as betaine, L-proline or other amino acids, choline, carnitine, etc. The substrate specificity is best determined from the substrate-binding subunit, rather than this subunit, as it interacts with the permease subunit and not with substrate directly.): protein MSIEFRHVVKEYEVGFRAVDNLNISFEDKKLTILIGPSGCGKTTTLKMINRLIEKTSGDIIIDGTSLDEIDPIRLRRSIGYVIQEIGLFPHMTVFDNIAVAPRLMKWDESRTKKHVYELLDLVNLEPSDFAEKYPAQLSGGQRQRVGVARGLASDPKIVLMDEPFGAIDPINREKLQDGFLEIQSKIEKTIIFVTHDIREAIKLGDKIAILDNGRLVQYADTMKVVQEPANEFVEDLLGADRALKGLELVRVRETYVPGGKWIEDAGDSKVKKAKDFLNNEGKKFAYVVDKNKRLQGYVMLRQLNKASDQEPLKKYLRSIETIQPLSNLMEAMSLIMNTGLSSLPVVDDKERLLGILRFRDLVNLVGSYESSDEE from the coding sequence ATGTCGATAGAATTTAGGCACGTAGTTAAAGAATATGAAGTTGGGTTCAGAGCCGTGGACAATCTGAACATTTCATTTGAAGACAAGAAACTAACGATACTTATCGGTCCTTCTGGTTGCGGAAAGACAACAACTCTCAAAATGATTAACAGATTAATTGAGAAGACTAGCGGAGATATTATTATCGACGGAACTTCTCTTGACGAAATTGATCCCATTAGATTGAGAAGAAGTATCGGCTATGTGATTCAGGAGATTGGGCTCTTTCCTCACATGACCGTATTCGATAATATTGCAGTAGCTCCGAGGCTTATGAAGTGGGATGAATCAAGGACAAAGAAGCACGTCTACGAATTACTTGATCTAGTTAATCTCGAGCCTTCAGATTTTGCAGAGAAATATCCGGCGCAGCTTTCAGGCGGGCAACGTCAGAGAGTAGGAGTAGCAAGAGGTCTCGCATCGGATCCAAAGATTGTTCTGATGGATGAGCCCTTTGGTGCTATTGATCCAATCAACAGAGAGAAGCTTCAGGATGGTTTCCTCGAGATCCAATCGAAGATTGAGAAGACAATTATCTTCGTAACTCACGACATCAGAGAGGCAATCAAACTAGGAGACAAGATTGCAATTCTGGATAATGGAAGACTCGTGCAGTATGCCGATACCATGAAGGTGGTTCAGGAACCCGCTAACGAGTTTGTTGAGGATCTTCTTGGAGCGGATAGAGCACTGAAGGGTCTTGAACTTGTACGGGTAAGGGAGACTTACGTTCCCGGTGGAAAGTGGATCGAAGATGCAGGTGACAGCAAGGTGAAAAAGGCAAAGGATTTTCTAAACAATGAGGGAAAGAAATTCGCATATGTTGTAGACAAAAACAAGAGGCTCCAGGGCTACGTTATGTTGCGGCAGCTAAACAAGGCATCTGATCAAGAGCCGCTGAAGAAGTACTTAAGATCAATTGAGACTATACAACCTCTTTCGAATTTAATGGAGGCAATGTCATTGATCATGAATACCGGGCTTTCCTCATTGCCGGTCGTAGACGATAAAGAGAGACTACTTGGGATCCTAAGGTTCAGGGATCTTGTAAACCTTGTAGGCTCTTATGAATCATCTGACGAGGAGTGA
- a CDS encoding ABC transporter permease, giving the protein MGFFEYLGRNYDLVLIELLNHIKIIAIAVPIAIGIGVPIGIIVSRNKKVSSIALYGAGILMTIPSLALFGYMVVLLAPLKAGIGVTPAVIALVIYSFLPVIRNTVVAVNSVDPRMIEAAKGMGMTNSQILLRVRLPLTIPIIMAGVRNAAVMGVSVATIAYLVGARGLGYFIFSGLGRSNFNMVLLGAIIVSALGIGMNYGLLALEEAITPKGLKIERDK; this is encoded by the coding sequence ATGGGTTTTTTTGAGTATCTGGGAAGAAACTACGACCTCGTTTTGATAGAGCTGCTGAATCACATAAAGATCATCGCGATAGCGGTACCTATTGCAATTGGAATTGGAGTACCCATTGGGATAATCGTCTCACGAAATAAGAAGGTCTCGTCGATAGCTCTCTATGGAGCGGGTATCCTAATGACGATTCCCAGTCTAGCTCTCTTCGGCTATATGGTCGTTTTGCTTGCTCCGCTGAAAGCAGGTATTGGTGTCACACCGGCGGTTATTGCCCTTGTGATCTATTCTTTCCTGCCTGTTATAAGGAATACAGTAGTAGCTGTGAATTCAGTTGATCCTCGAATGATAGAGGCGGCCAAAGGAATGGGGATGACTAATAGCCAAATACTTTTGAGAGTAAGACTTCCACTTACTATTCCGATCATCATGGCTGGCGTGAGAAATGCTGCGGTAATGGGTGTAAGTGTAGCGACTATCGCCTATCTCGTAGGAGCGAGAGGTCTGGGATATTTTATCTTCTCCGGACTTGGAAGATCGAATTTCAACATGGTTCTTCTTGGAGCGATAATTGTTTCAGCCTTGGGAATAGGAATGAACTACGGTCTACTTGCCCTGGAAGAGGCCATTACTCCTAAAGGTCTGAAGATTGAACGGGACAAGTGA
- the coaE gene encoding dephospho-CoA kinase (Dephospho-CoA kinase (CoaE) performs the final step in coenzyme A biosynthesis.), whose translation MTVIGLAGKAGSGKSTIAERLEKLGIERISLDEIGHSSLIEAKQEIVCSFGKRILTCDEVDRKKLSRIVFRDGSLLDRLNQIVHPIIKKKALEIVERSDSDLLLIDGALIHEIGLSSYCDKIIWFECADEEAVKRLVNRGISESQAKSILSSQSYLDRNKELANVVVSTSGSIEETFRTTMEVLFEWGIVV comes from the coding sequence TTGACCGTTATAGGGCTTGCTGGCAAAGCCGGAAGTGGCAAATCCACGATAGCTGAGCGTCTTGAAAAACTTGGTATCGAACGGATCTCCCTTGACGAAATTGGTCACAGTTCTTTGATCGAAGCGAAACAAGAGATAGTTTGCTCATTTGGAAAAAGGATTCTTACCTGTGACGAAGTAGACAGAAAGAAGCTTTCTAGGATTGTATTCCGAGATGGAAGCTTGCTGGACAGACTCAATCAGATAGTACACCCGATTATTAAGAAGAAGGCACTGGAAATTGTTGAGAGAAGCGATTCCGATCTCCTTTTAATTGATGGTGCGCTGATTCATGAAATCGGGCTATCTAGCTATTGTGACAAGATTATCTGGTTTGAGTGCGCAGATGAAGAAGCTGTTAAAAGACTTGTGAATAGAGGAATAAGTGAATCTCAAGCCAAATCAATACTTTCTTCGCAATCATATCTCGATCGCAATAAAGAGTTAGCAAATGTTGTTGTTTCAACGTCTGGCTCCATTGAAGAGACTTTCAGAACAACTATGGAGGTTCTTTTTGAATGGGGCATAGTGGTATAA